The genomic DNA GTGGGCTTCGTGAGCGCGATGCTGGCGAAGGCCGGCCTGCCGGGCGGGCTGGCCTACCTGGTGTACGTGGGCGAGATCGTGGCGCCGCTCCTCATGATCGCCGGCTTCTGGACCCGCGCCGCGGCCGGCGTGGTCGTCATCAACATGCTCGCGGCCTTCGGCCTGGTGCACATGGCCGACCTGTTCGCTCTGACCAAGCAGGGCGGCTGGGCGCTCGAGCTGCAGGGCCTGTACCTGTTCGGCGCGCTCACCGTGGTGCTGCTGGGCGCGGGCCGATTCAGCCTTGGCGGGCTGCGCGGCCGCTGGAACTGATCCGGCTCAGCCGGCGTCGCCCCGCACCTGCGAGACCATCGCCTCGAGCCGGGCGACGTCGGCCACCCGCAGGGCCTTGCCGTCCTTCTGCAGCACGCCGCTGCGTGCCAGCACGTTGAGTTCGCGGGTCACCTGCTCGCGGTTGGTGCTGATCTGGCCCGCCAGGGCTGCGTGCCTGGGCGCCGGCTCCAGCCGCGCCTGGTTGTGCGCCACGCCCGCAGCCCGCGCGAGGCGCAGCAGCTCGGCATGCAGCCGGTTCTGGACCCCCAGCGTGCTCAGGTCGATCACGCGCTCCGACAGCTGCCGCACCAGCGAGGCCAGCCGCTGCATCACCCGCTCGGCCACCAGCGGCTCCTCGCGCAGCAGGGCCAGGAAGGCGGCGCGGTCGAGGCTCGCAAGCACGCTCGGCAGCAGCGTGACCACGTCGGCCGAACGCGGCCCGCCGTCGATGGCGGCAATGTCGCCGAAGTGCTCGCCGGCTTCCGAATCCCTGAAGGTCACCTGCCGCCCGTTGGCCGCGTAGGTGGTCACGCGGACCCGGCCCGAGACCAGCAGGAACACCTCGCCCTGCTGCTCGGCACGCAGCAGCAAGGGCTTGCCGGCCTCGACGCTGTGCCACAGGCATTGCTGCGCGAGCA from Variovorax sp. V93 includes the following:
- a CDS encoding DoxX family protein — translated: MYTQTVAANAARAPIAPSQASSAFSPATPDDAGKLLLRLAIGVLVLLHGIFKISAGVGFVSAMLAKAGLPGGLAYLVYVGEIVAPLLMIAGFWTRAAAGVVVINMLAAFGLVHMADLFALTKQGGWALELQGLYLFGALTVVLLGAGRFSLGGLRGRWN
- a CDS encoding Crp/Fnr family transcriptional regulator — encoded protein: MASTPITPRSSLALRRIALFEGLSDQRLDLLAQQCLWHSVEAGKPLLLRAEQQGEVFLLVSGRVRVTTYAANGRQVTFRDSEAGEHFGDIAAIDGGPRSADVVTLLPSVLASLDRAAFLALLREEPLVAERVMQRLASLVRQLSERVIDLSTLGVQNRLHAELLRLARAAGVAHNQARLEPAPRHAALAGQISTNREQVTRELNVLARSGVLQKDGKALRVADVARLEAMVSQVRGDAG